From a region of the Arachis ipaensis cultivar K30076 chromosome B09, Araip1.1, whole genome shotgun sequence genome:
- the LOC107618594 gene encoding putative cytochrome c oxidase subunit 5b-like has product MWRRLLSSNLKSLISHSAPLSSTTPRSASAAARFATAATASHSSTLLSRHFSTQSDDGKAVKKTVQDVMPIATGHEAEEIQADLEGRDILEIDHPEGPFGTKETPAVVKSYYDRRIVGCPGGEGEDEHDVVWFWLEKGKPHECPVCSQYFVLEVVGPGGDPYGHGDDEHHH; this is encoded by the exons ATGTGGCGGAGGCTACTCTCTTCTAACCTCAAATCCCTAATTTCCCATTCTGCCCCTCTTTCATCTACCACTCCCCGATCTGCTTCCGCCGCCGCCAGATTCGCCACTGCCGCCACCGCTTCCCACTCCTCCACCCTCCTCTCCCGCCACTTCTCCACCCAATCTG ATGATGGTAAAGCAGTGAAGAAGACTGTTCAGGATGTAATGCCAATTGCTACTGGGCACGAAGCTGAGGAGATTCAGGCTGATCTTGAG GGGAGGGATATCCTTGAAATAGATCATCCTGAAGGTCCTTTCGGTACAAAG GAAACACCAGCTGTTGTTAAATCTTACTATGATAGAAGGATAGTTGGATGCCCAGGAGGTGAAGGTG AGGATGAGCATGATGTTGTCTGGTTTTGGCTGGAGAAAGGCAAGCCTCATGAATGCCCAGTTTGCTCTCAGTACTTTGTG CTTGAAGTGGTGGGACCTGGCGGAGATCCTTACGGACACGGGGACGACGAACACCACCATTAA
- the LOC107619271 gene encoding (6-4)DNA photolyase isoform X1, giving the protein MLSGSGSSVMWFRKGLRIHDNPALQLASQGASHLYPLFVVDPHYMEPDPTSFSPGSSRAGLNRIKFLLESLVDLDLSLKNLGSRLLVLKGDPAEVLIRCLKEQWNVRKLCFEYDTEPYYQALDTKVKNFALGAGIEVFSPVSHTLFNPTEIIERNGGKPPLTYQSFTKIAGQPPPPLTITHSSLPPIGILGSCDISEVPTIEDLGYGDAKQDEFSPFKGGESEALKRLAECMKDKAWVATFEKPKGNPSAFLKPATTVLSPYLKFGCLSSRYFYRQIQDVYETMPKHTSPPVSLLGQLLWRDFFYTVAFGTPNFDRMKDNKICKQIPWKDDDKLLEAWRDGRTGFPWIDAIMVQLRQWGWMHHLARHCVACFLTRGDLFVHWERGRDVFERLLIDADWAINNGNWLWLSCSSFFYQYNRIYSPTSFGKKYDPNGDYIRHFLPVLKDMPRQYIYEPWSAPLSIQTKANCIIGKDYPKPVVLHDSASKECKRKMGEAYALSKELDGVVNEDDLKILRRKLDEGKEQETKAKRSRNTSGLA; this is encoded by the exons ATGTTATCCGGGTCGGGTTCATCGGTGATGTGGTTTCGGAAAGGTCTTCGGATCCACGACAACCCGGCGCTACAACTTGCTTCACAAGGCGCGTCTCATCTCTACCCGCTATTCGTGGTGGACCCGCATTATATGGAGCCTGACCCGACCTCATTCTCGCCCGGTTCGTCGCGCGCGGGTCTTAACCGCATCAAGTTCTTGCTGGAGAGTCTTGTGGACTTGGATCTCAGCCTCAAGAACCTTGGCTCGCGTTTATTGGTTCTTAAGGGTGACCCTGCCGAAGTTCTCATTCGCTGCTTGAAGGAG CAGTGGAACGTCAGAAAGCTATGTTTTGAGTATGACACTGAGCCATATTATCAGGCTCTAGATACTAAAGTAAAG AACTTTGCACTTGGAGCTGGGATTGAGGTTTTCTCTCCTGTGAGTCACACACTCTTCAATCCCACAGAAATTATAGAGAGG AACGGAGGGAAGCCACCACTTACTTATCAATCATTCACCAAAATTGCGGGGCAACCACCGCCACCTCTCACAATCACACACTCTTCTCTTCCTCCCATTGGTATTCTTGGGAGCTGTGATATTTCTGAGGTTCCTACAATTGAAGACCTTGGATATGGAGATGCTAAACAG GATGAATTCTCTCCTTTCAAAGGCGGTGAATCGGAAGCGTTGAAGAGGCTGGCAGAATGCATGAAAGACAAG GCATGGGTCGCAACGTTTGAGAAACCAAAGGGTAATCCATCTGCATTTCTTAAGCCCGCAACAACTGTTTTATCACCTTACTTAAAA TTTGGTTGTCTTTCCTCCAGATATTTCTACCGGCAGATTCAAGATGTCTATGAAACCATGCCGAAGCATACATCACCACCTGTGTCTCTTCTAGGACAG TTATTGTGGAGAGACTTCTTTTACACAGTAGCTTTTGGAACTCCAAACTTTGATAGGATGAAAGACAACAAGATATGCAAACAG ATTCCTTGGAAGGATGATGATAAACTGTTAGAGGCTTGGAGGGATGGTCGCACAGGATTTCCATGGATTGATGCTATCATGGTCCAG CTACGTCAATGGGGTTGGATGCATCATCTGGCACGTCATTGCGTTGCGTGTTTTCTAACTCGAGGTGATCTG TTTGTTCACTGGGAGAGAGGACGTGATGTCTTTGAGAGGCTTCTGATCGATGCAGATTGGGCTATTAATAATGGAAACTGGTTGTGGCTCTCATGTTCTTCCTTCTTTTATCAG TATAATCGTATTTACTCCCCGACATCCTTTGGTAAGAAGTATGACCCTAATGGTGACTACATTAGGCACTTTCTGCCTGTCTTAAAAG ATATGCCGAGGCAGTACATATATGAACCATGGAGTGCTCCTCTAAGCATTCAGACCAAAGCAAATTGTATTATTGGCAAAGACTACCCAAAGCCAG TTGTTTTGCATGATTCCGCGAGTAAAGAGTGCAAAAGGAAAATGGGCGAGGCGTATGCACTGAGCAAAGAACTGGATGGTGTTGTTAATGAAGATGATCTGAAAATCTTGAGAAGGAAACTAGATGAGGGTAAAGAACAAGAGACAAAAGCCAAGAGATCTAGAAACACATCTGGTTTAGCCTAG
- the LOC107619271 gene encoding (6-4)DNA photolyase isoform X2, with translation MLSGSGSSVMWFRKGLRIHDNPALQLASQGASHLYPLFVVDPHYMEPDPTSFSPGSSRAGLNRIKFLLESLVDLDLSLKNLGSRLLVLKGDPAEVLIRCLKEWNVRKLCFEYDTEPYYQALDTKVKNFALGAGIEVFSPVSHTLFNPTEIIERNGGKPPLTYQSFTKIAGQPPPPLTITHSSLPPIGILGSCDISEVPTIEDLGYGDAKQDEFSPFKGGESEALKRLAECMKDKAWVATFEKPKGNPSAFLKPATTVLSPYLKFGCLSSRYFYRQIQDVYETMPKHTSPPVSLLGQLLWRDFFYTVAFGTPNFDRMKDNKICKQIPWKDDDKLLEAWRDGRTGFPWIDAIMVQLRQWGWMHHLARHCVACFLTRGDLFVHWERGRDVFERLLIDADWAINNGNWLWLSCSSFFYQYNRIYSPTSFGKKYDPNGDYIRHFLPVLKDMPRQYIYEPWSAPLSIQTKANCIIGKDYPKPVVLHDSASKECKRKMGEAYALSKELDGVVNEDDLKILRRKLDEGKEQETKAKRSRNTSGLA, from the exons ATGTTATCCGGGTCGGGTTCATCGGTGATGTGGTTTCGGAAAGGTCTTCGGATCCACGACAACCCGGCGCTACAACTTGCTTCACAAGGCGCGTCTCATCTCTACCCGCTATTCGTGGTGGACCCGCATTATATGGAGCCTGACCCGACCTCATTCTCGCCCGGTTCGTCGCGCGCGGGTCTTAACCGCATCAAGTTCTTGCTGGAGAGTCTTGTGGACTTGGATCTCAGCCTCAAGAACCTTGGCTCGCGTTTATTGGTTCTTAAGGGTGACCCTGCCGAAGTTCTCATTCGCTGCTTGAAGGAG TGGAACGTCAGAAAGCTATGTTTTGAGTATGACACTGAGCCATATTATCAGGCTCTAGATACTAAAGTAAAG AACTTTGCACTTGGAGCTGGGATTGAGGTTTTCTCTCCTGTGAGTCACACACTCTTCAATCCCACAGAAATTATAGAGAGG AACGGAGGGAAGCCACCACTTACTTATCAATCATTCACCAAAATTGCGGGGCAACCACCGCCACCTCTCACAATCACACACTCTTCTCTTCCTCCCATTGGTATTCTTGGGAGCTGTGATATTTCTGAGGTTCCTACAATTGAAGACCTTGGATATGGAGATGCTAAACAG GATGAATTCTCTCCTTTCAAAGGCGGTGAATCGGAAGCGTTGAAGAGGCTGGCAGAATGCATGAAAGACAAG GCATGGGTCGCAACGTTTGAGAAACCAAAGGGTAATCCATCTGCATTTCTTAAGCCCGCAACAACTGTTTTATCACCTTACTTAAAA TTTGGTTGTCTTTCCTCCAGATATTTCTACCGGCAGATTCAAGATGTCTATGAAACCATGCCGAAGCATACATCACCACCTGTGTCTCTTCTAGGACAG TTATTGTGGAGAGACTTCTTTTACACAGTAGCTTTTGGAACTCCAAACTTTGATAGGATGAAAGACAACAAGATATGCAAACAG ATTCCTTGGAAGGATGATGATAAACTGTTAGAGGCTTGGAGGGATGGTCGCACAGGATTTCCATGGATTGATGCTATCATGGTCCAG CTACGTCAATGGGGTTGGATGCATCATCTGGCACGTCATTGCGTTGCGTGTTTTCTAACTCGAGGTGATCTG TTTGTTCACTGGGAGAGAGGACGTGATGTCTTTGAGAGGCTTCTGATCGATGCAGATTGGGCTATTAATAATGGAAACTGGTTGTGGCTCTCATGTTCTTCCTTCTTTTATCAG TATAATCGTATTTACTCCCCGACATCCTTTGGTAAGAAGTATGACCCTAATGGTGACTACATTAGGCACTTTCTGCCTGTCTTAAAAG ATATGCCGAGGCAGTACATATATGAACCATGGAGTGCTCCTCTAAGCATTCAGACCAAAGCAAATTGTATTATTGGCAAAGACTACCCAAAGCCAG TTGTTTTGCATGATTCCGCGAGTAAAGAGTGCAAAAGGAAAATGGGCGAGGCGTATGCACTGAGCAAAGAACTGGATGGTGTTGTTAATGAAGATGATCTGAAAATCTTGAGAAGGAAACTAGATGAGGGTAAAGAACAAGAGACAAAAGCCAAGAGATCTAGAAACACATCTGGTTTAGCCTAG
- the LOC107619235 gene encoding pentatricopeptide repeat-containing protein At1g62930, chloroplastic-like → MLSSSTSRITFIFRYSLLQIPNFVCFPSSSSSFSSLHSHSTRQVDEAVDSFTRMLSMRRPPSIIQFTKILGSLAKTNHFPTAISLFQQLQARGIAPNLFTLNILINCCCEMGRMTLAFSVLAKIFRMDYQPNTVTLTTILKGLYLCGSVEKALHFHDRVLAHGFQLNQVTYGTLINGLCKTGHTSAAIQVLRKIPRYGIAPDVFMYSAIIDSLCKDTLVSQAFHLFSEMLAKGVSPNVITYNSLIFGLCLVGQFKEVIDLLSDMVLKNITPNVCTYNTLIDGLCKEGKIKDAKSVLPVMAKHGVKPNVVTYNSLMDGYCLVNQVNKAKYIFNTMAQSRVSPNVRSYNIMINGFCKSIMVDEALNLFEEMRRKYLVPNTVTYNTLIDGLSKSNRLSCALELLVKMDERGPPADVITYNSLLDGMFNIKQVHRALMLFKQMKESGIDPNIYTYNILIDGLCKGGRLIDAIEIFEDLSVKGYRPNVRTYSIIINGLCKEGLFEDALALLSQMEGNGCLPDAVTFEIVIRALFEKGENDMAEKLLREMVARGLLN, encoded by the coding sequence ATGTTGTCATCCTCAACCTCAAGGATCACTTTCATTTTTAGGTATTCTCTTCTCCAAATCCCTAATTTTGTTTGCTTcccttcctcttcatcttcattCTCATCCCTTCACTCTCATTCTACTCGCCAAGTTGATGAAGCTGTTGATTCCTTCACTCGCATGCTCTCTATGCGTCGCCCTCCATCCATCATCCAATTCACCAAGATTTTGGGATCTCTTGCCAAGACCAACCATTTCCCCACCGCCATTTCCCTTTTTCAGCAATTGCAAGCCAGGGGAATCGCTCCCAATTTATTTACTTTGAATATCCTAATCAATTGTTGCTGCGAAATGGGTCGTATGACGCTTGCTTTCTCTGTATTGGCCAAGATTTTCAGAATGGATTATCAACCTAATACGGTAACATTGACAACAATCCTGAAAGGTCTCTATCTCTGTGGTAGTGTTGAAAAAGCACTGCACTTTCATGACAGAGTGCTGGCTCATGGATTTCAGCTTAATCAAGTCACATATGGGACCTTGATCAATGGACTCTGTAAGACCGGACACACATCAGCTGCTATTCAAGTGTTGAGAAAGATCCCACGGTATGGCATTGCTCCTGATGTCTTCATGTACAGCGCAATTATAGATAGCCTCTGCAAGGATACACTTGTAAGTCAggcttttcatttattttctgaAATGCTTGCTAAGGGAGTTTCACCTAATGTTATCACATACAATTCTCTCATTTTTGGATTGTGTCTTGTGGGTCAATTTAAGGAAGTCATTGATTTGCTAAGTGATATGGTGCTTAAAAACATTACTCCTAATGTATGTACCTATAATACTTTGATTGATGGGCTATGCAAGGAAGGAAAGATCAAAGATGCTAAGAGTGTATTGCCTGTAATGGCAAAACATGGTGTGAAACCAAATGTGGTTACTTATAACAGCTTAATGGATGGATATTGTTTGGTTAATCAGGTAAATAAGGCAAAATATATATTCAACACAATGGCCCAAAGTAGAGTGTCACCCAATGTTCGAAGTTACAATATCATGATTAATGGCTTCTGCAAAAGTATAATGGTTGATGAAGCCTTGAATCTCTTTGAAGAAATGCGTCGTAAGTACTTGGTTCCAAACACGGTAACTTACAACACTCTTATTGATGGCTTGAGCAAATCAAATAGACTCTCTTGTGCTTTGGAGCTTCTTGTCAAGATGGACGAAAGAGGTCCACCCGCTGATGTAATCACTTACAATTCCTTGTTGGATGGGAtgttcaatatcaaacaagttcaCAGGGCACTTATGTTATTCAAGCAAATGAAAGAGAGTGGCATTGATCCAAATATATACACTTACAACATACTTATAGATGGCCTATGCAAAGGTGGAAGACTTATAGATGCAATAGAGATTTTTGAAGATCTTTCCGTTAAAGGCTATCGTCCAAATGTGAGGACATACAGTATTATTATCAATGGGCTCTGCAAAGAGGGCTTGTTTGAAGACGCATTGGcactcttgtcacaaatggaagGCAATGGTTGCTTACCAGATGCTGTGACTTTTGAAATTGTTATTCGTGCTTTGTTTGAAAAAGGTGAGAATGACATGGCGGAGAAACTTCTTCGGGAAATGGTTGCTAGAGGCTTATTGAATTGA
- the LOC107619236 gene encoding uncharacterized protein LOC107619236: MEKLKLLSVLIFLAICHTSLAITDGLLPNGDFEQGPKPSQLKGSVVTAPNGIPHWTTSGLVEYIKSGQKQGDMVLVVPQGSYAVRLGNEASIKQRVQLSKGMFYSITFSAARTCAQDEKLNLSVTPTNERRDWGVFPIQTMYGSNGWEALSCGFRADYPVLDIVIHNPGVEEDPACGPLIDSVALKLLTSTRTRDNLLKNGNFEVGPYMFPNTPSGVLIPPQIDDTHSPLPGWTVESLKAVKYIDSKHFTVPEGKRAIELVAGKESALTQTVVTFVGRVYDLTFAVGDANNACEGSMMVEAFAGKDTVKVPYNSKGKGGFVRGKLRFKAVTTRTTIRFLSTFYTMKNDHSGSLCGPVIDDVRLLSVRYPRRIGN; encoded by the exons ATGGAGAAGCTCAAATTGCTCTCAGTGTTGATATTCTTAGCAATTTGCCACACTTCTTTGGCTATCACAGATG GTTTGTTACCAAATGGAGACTTCGAACAAGGACCAAAACCATCACAACTAAAAGGATCAGTAGTAACTGCTCCAAACGGCATTCCACATTGGACAACCTCAGGCTTGGTCGAGTACATCAAATCCGGCCAGAAACAAGGCGACATGGTGCTTGTCGTCCCCCAAGGTTCCTACGCCGTTCGCTTAGGAAACGAAGCGTCAATCAAACAGAGAGTTCAACTTTCAAAGGGGATGTTCTACTCCATCACGTTTAGCGCTGCGCGCACGTGCGCACAGGACGAGAAGCTCAACCTTTCTGTGACTCCTACGAATGAGAGAAGAGATTGGGGCGTGTTTCCGATCCAAACAATGTATGGTAGCAACGGTTGGGAAGCGCTTTCATGTGGTTTCAGAGCGGATTATCCTGTGTTAGATATTGTCATACACAACCCTGGTGTCGAGGAAGATCCTGCTTGTGGTCCTCTCATTGATTCTGTTGCTTTGAAGCTTTTGACCTCAacaaggactagag ACAATTTGCTGAAAAATGGAAACTTCGAAGTAGGACCATACATGTTCCCTAACACACCATCCGGAGTCCTAATCCCACCCCAAATTGATGATACCCACAGTCCCCTGCCAGGCTGGACGGTAGAGTCTCTCAAAGCCGTCAAATACATTGATTCCAAGCACTTTACCGTTCCCGAGGGCAAAAGGGCGATCGAGCTCGTGGCCGGCAAAGAGAGCGCCCTAACGCAAACGGTCGTCACCTTCGTCGGCCGAGTCTACGATCTCACTTTTGCCGTCGGGGACGCTAACAATGCTTGTGAAGGCTCAATGATGGTTGAGGCATTTGCTGGCAAAGACACTGTCAAAGTTCCTTACAATTCTAAGGGTAAAGGAGGGTTTGTTAGGGGGAAGCTAAGGTTCAAGGCTGTGACAACACGCACAACAATTAGGTTCTTGAGCACTTTTTATACCATGAAAAATGACCATTCTGGTTCACTTTGTGGTCCTGTCATTGATGATGTTAGATTGCTAAGTGTTCGTTATCCTAGACGTATTGGTAATTAA